A genomic region of Mesobacillus jeotgali contains the following coding sequences:
- the cccA gene encoding cytochrome c550 translates to MNRNPIIPFVLIMVMGIGLMFLLSFKGVGDSKDLAKEKEGGGEKTEETAEANPEDFYQQSCAMCHGNQYEGVSGPSLKGVGSKYSQEEIKDILVNGKGAMPPGLAAGKEDQMAEWIVNELK, encoded by the coding sequence ATGAATCGTAATCCAATTATCCCGTTCGTATTGATCATGGTAATGGGGATCGGCTTGATGTTCCTGCTTTCTTTCAAGGGTGTAGGGGATTCCAAGGATCTTGCAAAGGAAAAAGAAGGCGGCGGTGAAAAGACGGAAGAAACTGCTGAAGCAAACCCGGAGGATTTTTACCAGCAATCCTGCGCAATGTGCCACGGAAACCAGTATGAAGGCGTTTCAGGTCCTTCATTGAAAGGTGTAGGCAGCAAGTACTCACAGGAAGAAATCAAAGACATCCTGGTTAATGGTAAAGGAGCAATGCCTCCTGGCCTGGCTGCTGGCAAGGAAGATCAAATGGCAGAATGGATTGTCAATGAATTGAAGTAA
- a CDS encoding 4-hydroxy-3-methylbut-2-enyl diphosphate reductase — MNVIKISPRGYCYGVVDAMVIARNAALDKSLPRPIYILGMIVHNKHVTDAFEEEGIITLDGNNRKEILEKVEGGTVIFTAHGISPEVRELAKEKGLVSIDATCPDVTNTHNLIREKEKEGFEVIYIGKKGHPEPEGAVGVAPGIVHLVETAADVEALNLQAEKLIVTNQTTMSQWDVADIMVKVKEKYPHAEVHREICMATQVRQEAVAEQAKAADVLIVVGDPKSNNSNRLAQVSEEIAGTKAYRIADITELDIDWIKDADTVAVTSGASTPTPITKEVITFLEQFDKENEETWAKEKKVPLHKILPKVKKTEANV, encoded by the coding sequence ATGAATGTAATTAAAATATCACCACGCGGTTATTGCTATGGTGTTGTCGATGCCATGGTCATTGCACGCAATGCTGCTTTGGATAAAAGCCTGCCGCGTCCAATATATATACTTGGGATGATTGTCCATAATAAGCATGTCACTGATGCATTTGAAGAAGAAGGCATCATTACATTGGATGGAAACAACCGCAAGGAAATTCTTGAAAAAGTTGAAGGCGGAACAGTTATTTTCACTGCACACGGAATTTCACCCGAAGTCAGGGAGCTTGCCAAGGAAAAGGGACTTGTCTCGATTGACGCGACATGTCCGGATGTGACAAACACTCATAACCTGATCAGAGAAAAAGAAAAGGAAGGTTTTGAGGTTATTTACATCGGCAAAAAAGGGCATCCCGAACCTGAGGGAGCAGTAGGTGTAGCACCAGGGATTGTTCATCTAGTTGAAACGGCAGCTGATGTAGAAGCTTTGAATCTGCAAGCTGAAAAATTAATCGTAACCAACCAGACAACGATGAGCCAGTGGGACGTCGCCGACATCATGGTAAAAGTAAAAGAAAAGTACCCGCACGCGGAAGTCCATAGAGAAATTTGCATGGCTACACAAGTACGCCAGGAAGCTGTCGCTGAGCAGGCTAAGGCAGCAGATGTGCTAATTGTGGTTGGCGACCCTAAAAGCAATAACTCAAATCGTCTAGCACAGGTATCCGAAGAAATAGCCGGAACAAAAGCATATCGAATTGCCGATATTACCGAGCTTGATATCGATTGGATAAAAGATGCTGACACAGTCGCAGTCACATCTGGAGCATCGACTCCGACACCAATCACAAAAGAGGTCATTACCTTCCTCGAACAGTTTGACAAGGAAAACGAAGAAACATGGGCAAAAGAGAAAAAAGTACCTCTTCATAAAATCCTGCCAAAGGTTAAGAAGACTGAGGCAAACGTATAA
- a CDS encoding YqfQ family protein, producing the protein MLQGPRMNSRGMQNRFYGPGMMGGPFMGQRQMYPNQFGPGPRMPQGQMPRMMGRNSQSRQGGGLLSKILGKGSRGQGNGISGLISGSGSGPARGASSGGGILKTLADPSALNGFLSNTQKVLNTAQQFGPMIQQYGPIVRNLPSMWKLYRGLKDLPDADEPKADQETNETVENKKKPKKSKKAGSSSPTQKPPIKKQSNNSASTPKLFI; encoded by the coding sequence ATGCTACAAGGACCCCGTATGAATTCACGCGGGATGCAAAATCGGTTTTATGGTCCTGGCATGATGGGAGGTCCCTTCATGGGGCAGCGGCAGATGTATCCAAATCAATTTGGTCCTGGGCCCAGGATGCCGCAGGGACAAATGCCTCGAATGATGGGAAGAAATTCGCAATCAAGACAAGGTGGAGGATTGCTTTCAAAGATCCTAGGAAAAGGCAGCAGAGGCCAGGGAAATGGTATCTCGGGTTTAATATCCGGAAGCGGAAGTGGTCCGGCACGAGGAGCCAGCTCAGGCGGAGGAATCCTGAAGACCCTCGCTGATCCATCTGCACTGAATGGTTTTCTCTCCAACACGCAAAAAGTTCTTAACACCGCACAGCAATTCGGACCGATGATCCAGCAATACGGCCCTATCGTCCGTAATTTGCCTTCAATGTGGAAACTGTACAGAGGATTGAAGGACCTCCCAGATGCTGATGAGCCAAAAGCTGACCAAGAAACGAATGAAACAGTCGAGAATAAGAAGAAACCGAAAAAATCCAAAAAAGCTGGTTCCAGTTCCCCAACACAAAAGCCGCCAATCAAAAAGCAAAGCAATAATTCAGCTTCTACTCCTAAATTATTCATATAA
- a CDS encoding DEAD/DEAH box helicase: MSETKFNRYELKPFIIDAINKLGFYEPTEIQERLIPTILKGESAIGQSQTGTGKTHAYVLPIMDKLDSSRNEVQAVIAAPTRELANQIYHEVLKIAEHAPQGEQITARCYIGGTDKQRTIEKLKTQPQIVIGTPGRINDLVKENALFVHTANMLVIDEADLMLDMGFIEDIDQFASRMPEKLQMLVFSATIPEKLKPFLKKYMENPKYVQIDPKQATAEKIEHILLPARHRDKIGLVHSALLAFNPYLGIVFANTKKKADEIADGLIQKGMKVGRIHGDLSPRERKRVMKQIKDLEFQYLVATDLAARGIDIQGISHVINYELPTDLDFYIHRVGRTARAGSSGVALTVYEQSDEDALVRLEKMGISFKNIDLKKGEFTEIEERNRRQNRKKKETTGEAKAKSLVSKPKKVKPGYKKKMQYEMDKIKKRENRIQKRNK, encoded by the coding sequence ATGAGTGAAACAAAATTTAATCGTTATGAATTGAAACCGTTCATTATAGATGCGATCAATAAACTAGGGTTTTATGAGCCAACGGAAATCCAGGAACGTCTTATTCCTACAATCCTGAAGGGTGAGAGTGCCATCGGGCAATCCCAGACCGGTACAGGAAAGACGCATGCCTATGTACTGCCAATTATGGATAAGCTTGATTCATCACGCAATGAGGTACAGGCAGTAATCGCTGCACCGACACGTGAGCTTGCCAATCAGATTTACCATGAAGTCCTTAAGATTGCTGAACACGCTCCACAGGGAGAGCAGATCACAGCTCGTTGCTATATTGGCGGGACGGACAAGCAAAGAACGATCGAGAAGCTAAAGACACAGCCGCAAATTGTCATTGGCACTCCAGGAAGAATTAACGACCTGGTCAAGGAAAATGCGCTATTTGTGCATACGGCGAACATGCTCGTAATTGATGAGGCGGATTTAATGCTGGATATGGGATTCATCGAGGATATTGACCAGTTTGCATCCCGTATGCCAGAGAAGCTGCAAATGCTTGTATTTTCAGCAACGATTCCTGAAAAATTAAAACCATTCTTGAAAAAGTACATGGAAAACCCAAAATATGTACAAATCGATCCTAAACAGGCTACTGCAGAGAAGATTGAACATATTCTTCTGCCTGCAAGGCATCGTGATAAAATCGGGCTTGTTCATTCAGCGCTTCTAGCGTTCAATCCATATCTGGGGATTGTATTTGCTAATACAAAGAAAAAAGCAGATGAAATTGCCGATGGTTTGATCCAAAAAGGAATGAAGGTTGGCCGTATCCATGGAGACCTGAGCCCACGCGAACGTAAGCGCGTCATGAAGCAGATCAAAGATCTTGAGTTTCAGTATCTTGTAGCTACTGACCTGGCTGCAAGAGGAATCGATATTCAAGGAATCAGTCATGTCATCAACTATGAGCTGCCTACGGACCTTGATTTCTATATCCACAGGGTAGGAAGGACAGCACGTGCTGGTTCATCAGGAGTTGCCTTGACGGTTTATGAGCAGAGTGATGAAGATGCACTGGTTCGTCTTGAAAAGATGGGCATCTCTTTTAAAAATATCGATTTGAAAAAAGGTGAATTCACCGAAATCGAAGAGCGTAACAGACGCCAGAACAGAAAGAAGAAAGAAACCACTGGCGAAGCGAAGGCAAAGTCGCTCGTTTCCAAGCCTAAAAAGGTAAAACCAGGCTATAAAAAGAAGATGCAATATGAGATGGATAAAATTAAGAAACGGGAAAACCGTATACAAAAGAGAAATAAATAA
- a CDS encoding 5' nucleotidase, NT5C type encodes MKKRLGIDIDGTVTCPTTFVPYLNEGFDLNITLDDIKQYDFMPLVSVTEREFAAWFKKMEPVIYSNSPLAEGAKEILKSWEKQHELFFISARGTHLLDLTKEWFSANELRYHDIHLIGSHDKIEAARKYEVDIFFEDKHDNAVNLHEELRIPVILFNTPYNQEPIPEGVIRVNNWQEANEWVENWFKNS; translated from the coding sequence ATGAAAAAACGTTTAGGCATAGACATCGATGGTACAGTCACTTGTCCGACTACATTTGTACCTTATTTAAATGAAGGGTTCGATTTGAATATTACACTGGATGATATTAAGCAATATGATTTTATGCCGCTTGTATCTGTAACTGAAAGAGAGTTCGCAGCCTGGTTCAAAAAAATGGAGCCAGTAATTTATTCCAACTCCCCTTTAGCAGAAGGAGCTAAGGAAATTTTAAAGAGCTGGGAGAAACAGCACGAATTATTTTTCATCAGTGCAAGGGGAACACATTTACTAGATCTGACCAAAGAATGGTTTTCTGCCAACGAACTTAGGTATCATGACATCCATCTGATCGGCTCACACGATAAAATCGAGGCTGCACGTAAATACGAAGTGGATATATTTTTCGAGGATAAACACGATAATGCAGTCAACCTGCATGAAGAGCTAAGGATTCCGGTCATCCTTTTCAATACTCCTTACAATCAGGAACCGATTCCTGAAGGAGTCATCCGGGTAAATAACTGGCAGGAAGCAAATGAATGGGTAGAAAACTGGTTTAAAAATAGTTAA
- a CDS encoding Nif3-like dinuclear metal center hexameric protein: protein MKKVNGHEVIQLFEQFSPKVFAMEGDKVGLQIGALNQSVENVLVALDVTEEVVEEAIAKNVQLIIAHHPPIFRPLKKIATDTPAGRMIARLIKHDIAVYAAHTNLDVAKGGVNDLLAAALGLKNPQVLVPTYEDELKKLVVFVPEEDAERLRDALGNAGAGAIGNYSHCSFSGTGKGRFLPGENTNPHIGEQGKLEAVNEVRVETVFPQSIEKKVIQAMIKAHPYEEVAYDIYRLENTGEQLGLGRIGQVEETTLSEYAKVVKEALGVDKIRVVGDLNAKVKKVAVLGGDGNKYYSQAKFRGADVYVTGDIYYHTAHDALMAGLNMIDPGHNVEKIIKKGVATVMEGLCKDKGYDVNFIPSEIGTDPFTFI from the coding sequence GTGAAAAAAGTGAATGGACATGAAGTGATTCAGCTTTTTGAACAATTTTCGCCTAAGGTATTTGCGATGGAAGGCGATAAGGTTGGCCTGCAAATAGGTGCGTTGAACCAATCGGTCGAAAATGTCCTGGTTGCTCTTGATGTAACAGAAGAAGTGGTGGAGGAGGCGATTGCCAAGAATGTTCAATTAATCATTGCACATCATCCGCCGATATTCCGACCATTAAAAAAGATCGCAACTGACACTCCTGCCGGACGAATGATAGCCAGGCTGATCAAGCATGACATCGCGGTTTATGCAGCGCACACGAACCTGGACGTGGCAAAGGGAGGCGTAAATGACCTGCTGGCTGCTGCACTTGGTTTAAAGAACCCTCAAGTGCTGGTGCCAACTTATGAGGACGAGTTGAAAAAACTTGTCGTTTTCGTACCTGAGGAAGATGCAGAGCGACTGCGAGATGCCTTAGGCAATGCAGGGGCAGGGGCGATCGGCAACTATAGCCACTGTTCGTTCTCAGGGACGGGAAAGGGACGTTTCCTGCCGGGGGAAAATACGAATCCACATATCGGCGAACAAGGAAAGCTTGAAGCAGTCAATGAAGTGCGCGTAGAAACTGTTTTTCCGCAGAGCATTGAAAAAAAGGTTATCCAGGCTATGATCAAGGCCCACCCTTATGAGGAGGTCGCCTATGATATATATCGACTTGAAAATACGGGAGAACAACTTGGACTTGGAAGAATCGGGCAAGTCGAAGAGACGACCCTGTCTGAATATGCCAAAGTAGTAAAGGAAGCTTTGGGAGTGGATAAAATCCGTGTTGTCGGAGACTTGAACGCAAAGGTGAAAAAGGTAGCTGTCCTTGGCGGTGACGGAAATAAGTATTACTCGCAGGCGAAATTCCGCGGAGCAGATGTTTACGTTACCGGGGATATCTACTATCACACAGCACACGACGCACTGATGGCCGGCTTGAATATGATTGACCCAGGACATAATGTCGAGAAGATCATAAAAAAGGGAGTCGCCACGGTGATGGAAGGACTATGTAAAGACAAAGGGTATGATGTGAACTTCATTCCATCTGAAATAGGAACAGATCCGTTCACCTTTATTTAG
- a CDS encoding metal ABC transporter ATP-binding protein, with product MDSNNYIVQVQDLYYRYDKENVLENINLSIQKGSFLAIVGPNGSGKSTLLKLMLGLIKPQQGSISLFGHDISKFKDQHKIGFVSQKANSFNTGFPATVFEVVASGLTKKLGLFNFLKKSDHAEIKQAIESVGMEKFLDRNIGELSGGQQQRVFIARALVSEPELLILDEPTVGVDVQNVNSFYGMLETLNKEKGITLLLVTHDIGTISEKVTNVACLNKNMHFHGSAEEFEQMKINDVSEIYGHDVHVLTHDHHHHGGGHLHD from the coding sequence ATGGACTCAAATAATTACATCGTCCAGGTACAGGATCTTTATTATCGATATGATAAAGAGAATGTTCTTGAAAATATAAATCTGTCTATTCAAAAAGGAAGCTTTTTAGCGATTGTCGGCCCCAATGGTTCGGGCAAGTCGACATTGCTTAAGCTAATGCTTGGACTGATCAAGCCGCAGCAAGGCTCCATCTCTTTGTTTGGACATGATATTAGCAAGTTTAAGGATCAGCATAAAATCGGCTTCGTCTCTCAAAAGGCTAATTCTTTTAATACGGGCTTCCCTGCTACTGTTTTTGAGGTAGTGGCTAGCGGATTGACGAAGAAGCTGGGTCTTTTCAACTTTTTAAAGAAAAGTGACCATGCAGAAATCAAGCAGGCCATCGAGTCGGTTGGGATGGAGAAATTCCTGGACAGGAATATTGGCGAACTATCTGGCGGCCAGCAGCAGCGGGTGTTTATCGCGAGGGCGCTTGTAAGTGAGCCCGAATTGCTGATCTTGGATGAACCAACGGTAGGTGTAGACGTTCAGAACGTCAACTCTTTTTATGGAATGCTCGAAACACTCAATAAAGAGAAAGGAATCACCTTGCTATTGGTAACTCACGATATTGGCACGATTTCAGAAAAGGTCACAAACGTTGCCTGCTTGAATAAAAACATGCATTTCCATGGAAGTGCCGAGGAATTTGAACAGATGAAGATCAATGATGTTTCAGAGATTTACGGCCATGATGTCCATGTCCTGACACATGATCATCACCATCACGGAGGAGGGCACCTTCATGATTAG
- a CDS encoding DUF4190 domain-containing protein, which produces MADQERKQIGTEYITEPKQDVITIRDARDEIYQEETATEVYSPARDEHYQEMTAIAGPEREEHYQEMTAIAGPGRDENYQEMTAIARPERKEQYQEETAAEIAAPAPPAIARRSEEESTTGGRGLALSALALSILSLFILPVLFGAAGIVLGFMARRRGSAIGSWAIGIGTISILVGIFILPFF; this is translated from the coding sequence GTGGCAGACCAAGAGCGAAAACAGATAGGTACCGAATATATCACTGAACCTAAGCAGGATGTCATCACTATAAGGGATGCGCGTGATGAAATATACCAGGAAGAAACAGCAACTGAAGTGTACTCTCCTGCACGTGATGAGCACTACCAGGAAATGACTGCAATCGCAGGACCTGAACGTGAGGAACATTATCAGGAAATGACTGCAATCGCTGGACCTGGACGTGATGAGAACTACCAGGAGATGACTGCGATCGCCCGACCTGAACGTAAGGAACAGTATCAGGAAGAAACTGCGGCGGAGATTGCTGCTCCTGCACCACCTGCAATTGCAAGAAGGTCAGAAGAAGAAAGTACAACTGGAGGACGAGGGCTTGCTTTATCAGCTCTTGCCCTATCGATCTTGTCGCTGTTTATTTTACCTGTTCTTTTCGGAGCTGCTGGGATTGTCCTTGGCTTCATGGCCCGCAGAAGAGGATCCGCTATCGGAAGCTGGGCAATTGGAATAGGGACAATCTCAATTCTAGTCGGCATCTTTATATTGCCGTTCTTCTGA
- a CDS encoding metal ABC transporter permease: protein MISGLMQYEFLQNAFLTGMIIGVIAPLLGVFIVVRRLSLIADALSHVTLAGIAASLLLEKKFMMFSGVNPLYMGMAFSVGGSLFIEKLRTVYKHYQELAIPIILSGGIGLGVIFISLADGFNTDLFSYLFGSVSAVSRADLWTILIISILVIALVVLLYKELFLLSFDEEYARATGIAAKTLHFIFIIMVALVIAASMRIVGILLVSSLMTLPVAASIRFAKGFKQTIFFSILFGEVSVLGGLFLSYYLDLAPGGTIVMIAVLILVLAIWLKKRAATRSI from the coding sequence ATGATTAGCGGACTGATGCAATATGAATTTTTGCAGAATGCTTTTTTGACCGGAATGATCATCGGGGTGATTGCTCCGCTTCTTGGAGTTTTTATCGTAGTCAGAAGACTTTCACTTATAGCTGATGCCCTCAGCCATGTCACTTTGGCAGGCATCGCGGCAAGTCTGCTGCTCGAAAAAAAATTCATGATGTTCAGTGGTGTGAACCCGCTATATATGGGTATGGCTTTCTCTGTAGGAGGCTCATTGTTCATTGAAAAGCTTCGGACTGTGTATAAACATTATCAGGAATTGGCGATCCCAATTATCCTTTCTGGCGGAATCGGGCTCGGGGTCATTTTTATCTCGCTTGCTGATGGATTCAATACTGATTTGTTCAGTTATTTATTCGGCAGCGTTAGTGCGGTGAGCAGGGCTGACCTATGGACGATCCTGATTATTAGCATACTTGTTATAGCACTTGTAGTATTGTTGTATAAAGAACTTTTCCTTTTATCATTTGATGAAGAATATGCAAGAGCAACTGGTATTGCCGCTAAGACGCTCCACTTTATTTTCATCATTATGGTGGCATTGGTGATTGCCGCATCGATGAGGATCGTTGGCATCCTGCTTGTCTCATCGCTGATGACCCTGCCAGTTGCGGCAAGCATCCGTTTCGCAAAAGGTTTCAAGCAAACCATCTTCTTCTCCATCTTATTTGGTGAAGTATCGGTACTAGGCGGTTTGTTCCTGTCCTACTACCTTGACCTTGCTCCAGGCGGAACGATTGTAATGATTGCAGTTCTCATCCTTGTGCTGGCCATTTGGCTAAAAAAACGCGCGGCTACAAGATCCATCTAA
- a CDS encoding tRNA (adenine(22)-N(1))-methyltransferase: protein MNAEKLSDRLEAVANYIPEGARLADIGSDHAYLPCNVVKKGTVPMAIAGEVAEGPFQSALEQVREESLIDKISVRKGDGLEVIQPGEVDCITIAGMGGTLISTILEQGKSKLEGVSRLVLQPNVGSFALRKWLIDNGWELVKEEILEEDRKIYEILVAEKGEPLKPYQHINFEVGILFGPFLLKEKTEVFIEKWNGEKRNWERILKQLDEAVQNDDTEHKRQELKTKLKMAEEALQ, encoded by the coding sequence ATGAATGCTGAAAAACTATCAGACCGGCTTGAAGCCGTTGCCAATTATATTCCTGAAGGTGCAAGGCTGGCCGATATTGGTTCCGACCATGCCTACCTTCCTTGTAATGTTGTAAAGAAGGGTACTGTTCCAATGGCGATTGCAGGCGAGGTCGCCGAAGGACCATTCCAATCTGCCCTTGAGCAGGTTCGTGAGGAAAGTCTCATAGATAAAATATCAGTCAGAAAAGGTGATGGACTTGAAGTAATTCAACCTGGTGAGGTTGATTGCATTACCATCGCTGGTATGGGCGGTACATTGATTTCGACGATTCTGGAACAAGGGAAATCGAAACTAGAAGGAGTCAGCAGGCTTGTCCTTCAGCCGAATGTTGGAAGCTTTGCGTTGCGCAAGTGGTTGATTGACAATGGCTGGGAACTGGTCAAAGAAGAAATTTTAGAAGAAGATCGGAAAATTTACGAAATCCTAGTGGCTGAGAAGGGCGAACCATTGAAGCCGTATCAGCATATCAACTTTGAAGTTGGAATATTGTTTGGCCCATTTTTGCTGAAGGAAAAGACAGAGGTATTCATAGAAAAGTGGAATGGTGAAAAGAGAAATTGGGAGCGTATCCTAAAGCAACTTGATGAGGCTGTCCAGAATGATGATACAGAACACAAGAGACAGGAACTGAAAACGAAACTTAAGATGGCAGAGGAGGCGTTACAGTGA
- a CDS encoding deoxyribonuclease IV → MLIGSHVSMSGKNMLLSASEEAVSYGANTFMIYTGAPQNTRRKKIEDLNIEAGRLHMEQNGINEIVVHAPYIINIGNTQNPDTFDLGVRFLRSEIDRTEAIGSRQIVLHPGAHVGAGTEKGIEKIIEGLNEVLSSEDKVQIALETMAGKGSECGKSFEELAMIIDGVTHNDKLSICFDTCHTHDAGYPIVEDFDGVLNEFDKIIGLDRLKVLHINDSKNEVGMRKDRHENIGFGHIGFNALSYIVHHPQLTHVPKILETPFVGEDKNNKKAPYKYEIEMLKSKQFEENLLDIIRNG, encoded by the coding sequence ATGTTAATTGGATCACATGTTTCCATGAGCGGTAAAAATATGCTGCTTTCTGCTAGTGAGGAAGCTGTCTCATATGGTGCAAATACTTTTATGATCTATACGGGGGCACCACAGAATACAAGAAGAAAAAAAATCGAGGACTTGAATATCGAAGCAGGCCGCCTTCATATGGAGCAGAATGGAATCAATGAAATCGTCGTCCATGCTCCATATATCATCAATATCGGGAACACGCAAAATCCTGACACCTTTGATTTAGGGGTAAGGTTTTTGAGGAGTGAAATTGATAGGACAGAAGCGATTGGATCCAGGCAAATCGTTCTGCATCCTGGTGCGCATGTAGGTGCAGGAACTGAAAAAGGGATTGAAAAAATCATTGAGGGCTTGAACGAGGTTCTAAGCAGCGAAGATAAAGTCCAAATCGCTCTTGAAACGATGGCTGGAAAAGGTTCGGAGTGCGGAAAATCCTTCGAAGAACTTGCGATGATCATCGATGGAGTAACCCATAATGACAAGCTTTCTATCTGCTTCGATACTTGCCATACACATGATGCAGGATACCCAATCGTTGAAGATTTTGATGGAGTGCTGAATGAATTCGATAAGATCATCGGTCTTGATAGACTGAAGGTACTTCACATCAATGACAGTAAAAATGAGGTCGGGATGAGGAAGGACCGTCATGAGAATATAGGGTTCGGGCATATCGGCTTTAACGCATTAAGCTACATTGTCCACCATCCGCAATTGACACATGTTCCTAAAATTCTCGAGACACCATTTGTCGGTGAGGACAAGAACAATAAAAAGGCGCCTTACAAATATGAAATCGAAATGCTGAAAAGCAAACAATTTGAAGAGAACTTGCTTGATATCATTAGGAATGGCTAA
- a CDS encoding DUF2624 domain-containing protein, with protein MAIFENIINHKIGNITADELLKYAKQFNISITRPQAEKIAGYLKGKKVNIFIDSERTALIKQIARITSPETAKEVNKLFVKFTK; from the coding sequence TTGGCTATTTTTGAAAACATAATTAATCACAAAATAGGCAACATTACGGCTGATGAACTGCTGAAGTATGCAAAGCAATTCAACATCTCCATTACCAGGCCACAAGCAGAGAAAATCGCCGGATACTTAAAAGGCAAAAAAGTGAACATCTTTATTGATTCAGAGAGAACCGCCCTGATTAAACAAATTGCCAGAATCACCAGCCCTGAAACAGCAAAAGAAGTTAATAAGTTGTTTGTTAAATTCACAAAATAA
- a CDS encoding Fur family transcriptional regulator: protein MNVNEAMDLLKEQGYKHTGKREDMLQLFSDNDKYLTARDVLEQMKGNYPGLSFDTIYRNLSVFAELGILEMTELSGEKHFRFTCSHKEHHHHFICLDCGKTKEIETCPMRNIEASFKGYDISGHKFEIYGRCPDCVQ from the coding sequence ATGAATGTGAACGAAGCAATGGACCTGTTGAAGGAACAGGGGTATAAGCATACTGGTAAAAGGGAAGATATGCTCCAGTTGTTTTCCGATAATGACAAATATTTGACTGCTCGCGATGTCCTGGAACAAATGAAGGGAAATTATCCTGGCTTGAGCTTTGATACCATCTACCGGAATTTAAGCGTGTTTGCTGAACTAGGTATCCTGGAAATGACAGAGTTGTCAGGTGAAAAGCATTTCCGATTCACCTGCTCACATAAAGAGCATCATCACCACTTTATTTGCCTTGACTGTGGCAAAACGAAGGAAATTGAGACCTGTCCAATGAGGAATATTGAAGCAAGCTTCAAAGGCTATGATATTTCCGGGCATAAATTCGAAATATACGGTCGCTGCCCTGACTGTGTTCAATAG